The Helicobacter canis genomic sequence AGCAAAGAGCGTGCGACACTCGCGCAAATCGCGCGTATGATTACACAATACTCCCTAGCCCACAAGCGCGTGCTAGCTGCAAGAAATATGCTAGGCTTTAGCGATTGTATGCTAGAGCTATATAGCCTGCTAGCACAAGAGCTAGAATCCAATTTAGAGCCTAGCGTGGATTCTAGGGATTTGGTGGATTCTAGGCTAGTGATTGATCCGCTATTTTTCTACTTTCGCCTAGATACGACAATCGCGCATATCTTAATCGATGAATTTCAAGATACAAACCCTATGCAATACCGCATTTTACAGCCACTAATTGATGAAATATGCGCGGGCTTTGGAGCGCACGGCAAGGAGCATAGGAGCTTTTTTATCGTGGGGGATAGCAAGCAGAGTATCTATCGCTTCCGTGGGAGTGAGAGTGGGTTTTTTGACAAGGTGGCAGGAGAGCTTAGGCTCAATGTGCAAAATCTCCCCTATAACTATCGCTCATATAGTGAGATCGTGGGCTTTGTGAATGCGGTGTTTGCTAGAGTCTTTAGCGACTATATCCCCCAGCAGCTCCCCAAAGAGAGTGATAAAAATGGCGGCTTTGTGCGAGTGTGCAAGCTACATATCAAAAGTCAAAAAAGCAGCGGCAGAGTGAGCAAGCAAGAAGTAGAGCCGGCTATGCTTGATTATGCGATACAAACGCTAGGAGAGTTGCTAGAATCTCGTGTCAATGCGCAAGATATAGCCTTTTTGTGCTTTAAAAATACAGAGGCACAAAGCCTGCGCAATGCCATTAAAGCACATTTCCCACATATCAATATCGTGCTAGAAGCGCGGGCGAAAATCACTGATGAAAAAAGCGTCAAAGCCCTGCTATGTGCCTTGCAGCTAGCAAACTTTGTGCGCACGAAGCTAGAATCTAGGCTGGATTCTAGCGCATTGCTTGCTAGCGATGAAGCGAGATTCTATCTCTATAAGCTAGTAAAGCTCCTTGGTGGCAAGGCGTTTGTCTCTCCTAGCCCAAGCGCGATAGCACAGACATTTTTGCACGCCCTAGAGCGATGTCCTATTGATACAAAGCCAAGCCGCTATCTCCTAGCGTTTATCAAAGCATTTGGGCTTGGGGATAAGAGTGCGCAGCTGCTTTTAGAATATAGCCTAGAATCCAGCAGCATTGAAGAGCTTTTTACACAGCTAGAAGCGCAAATCCCCGATGCCCCCAAAGATGATCAGCAAGGCTTGCGGATCCTAACTATCCATAAATCTAAGGGCTTAGAGTTTCCCTATGTGGTGGTGCTTGATCGATTTAGCAAAGCTCCTAATGATAATGCGCAGATTCTACACACACAAGATAAAAAAGTCTTGCTACATTTGCAAGAGCTACACAAAAGGCGCAAAGAGCTTGATGAGCGATATAAACAAGCCCAAGAGCTACGCGCCACACAAAGCACCATAGAAGATAATAATGTCTTATATGTAGCTTGCACACGCGCACAAAAGGGGCTTATCATCATAGCAAGACAGGAGCAATCAAGTCTTTTGCCAATTATCAATAATCTCCCCGCACAGCTAGAATCCACCCAGCAAGACCCCAAAGCCTCATCGACTAAAGCCCATAAACATAACGCACATACACCTATAACAACAGAAGCTAAAGATAGCGATCCTATCTTGCAAGAGTCGCTATATCACCCAGAGATTGTGCTAGAATCTGGGGCTATCATACAAAGCCAGATATTAAAGCCAAAGCCCAAAAGCACGCCACAAATCTTGCAACAAGAGCATTTTGGCAAGCAAGAATTCCCCACCACACAAGCACAAGATGGCTTTGTGCCACATATCGCTAGTATGCGCTTTGGCGAGGCGTTGCATCTAGGGCTAGAGTATCAAGTAGGCTTTGGGGTGGCAAAAGAGCGCGTAAGAGAGATTTTGCGCTATAAGTTTGGGCTAGAATCCAGCGCGCTAGATGCGATAGATTCTCGCATACAAGCCTTAAGGAGTGATCCTAGATTTTTGGCATTGCTAGAGCGTGCTGGCGGTGGCAAGGTGCTTGTGGAAGTGCCGCTTTTTACAGATTGGACACTAAGGCGGCTTGATGTGCTTGTGCATTGCGTGTGCGAAGATAGAGAGGAGTTTATCGTGGTTGATTATAAAAGCGGTGCGCCAAGGAGCGAGCATACAAAGCAGGTGCAAGAGTATATGCAGGCTTTGCGCTATGCGTATGGAGAGCAGATAGAGTGCCAGGGCTATGTCGCT encodes the following:
- a CDS encoding UvrD-helicase domain-containing protein, producing the protein MRATTQDVSQNAPAISLKTPLLALKASAGSGKTFALATRYIILLFQGARAHEILAITFTRKATKEMQERIQNALCDLAQGVQGAFYQSLLAEGFSPQEIAHNAPRIYQAFLRDRARILTIDAFFTTILKKFSYFAGLRADFTMIDDGQSALESIKESFLESSAKGSSLESLAKTCAALGLEFDRLFSFIQAGFEDRLHFSNAMLKRYRELDTNTLLAHSRDKQARVMILLQEVRQILTSAGERLEMPLSTQGYNALSFASFEEFLDKDKITWLMQEPSAYQYFKKILTKDEVTNIQVCERIEEIKQCMGEIFASKERATLAQIARMITQYSLAHKRVLAARNMLGFSDCMLELYSLLAQELESNLEPSVDSRDLVDSRLVIDPLFFYFRLDTTIAHILIDEFQDTNPMQYRILQPLIDEICAGFGAHGKEHRSFFIVGDSKQSIYRFRGSESGFFDKVAGELRLNVQNLPYNYRSYSEIVGFVNAVFARVFSDYIPQQLPKESDKNGGFVRVCKLHIKSQKSSGRVSKQEVEPAMLDYAIQTLGELLESRVNAQDIAFLCFKNTEAQSLRNAIKAHFPHINIVLEARAKITDEKSVKALLCALQLANFVRTKLESRLDSSALLASDEARFYLYKLVKLLGGKAFVSPSPSAIAQTFLHALERCPIDTKPSRYLLAFIKAFGLGDKSAQLLLEYSLESSSIEELFTQLEAQIPDAPKDDQQGLRILTIHKSKGLEFPYVVVLDRFSKAPNDNAQILHTQDKKVLLHLQELHKRRKELDERYKQAQELRATQSTIEDNNVLYVACTRAQKGLIIIARQEQSSLLPIINNLPAQLESTQQDPKASSTKAHKHNAHTPITTEAKDSDPILQESLYHPEIVLESGAIIQSQILKPKPKSTPQILQQEHFGKQEFPTTQAQDGFVPHIASMRFGEALHLGLEYQVGFGVAKERVREILRYKFGLESSALDAIDSRIQALRSDPRFLALLERAGGGKVLVEVPLFTDWTLRRLDVLVHCVCEDREEFIVVDYKSGAPRSEHTKQVQEYMQALRYAYGEQIECQGYVAYIRDPIQVVSVV